The nucleotide window TAACAGCTAACTTTAAAAAGAGCGTTGATCCTTGTTTCATTCGATAAGCACCTCACCTAATATTAATTAATAATTTGATTTTAATACAATATATATCGTTTCACAATAAATTATTATCAATTTTTATTATATTTTTGTTGTTTATGACCCTTTTAATTTCAATCCATATAAAAAGCACTTTCCTTTTATGGAAAATGCTCTTTGTTTGGGATGACTCCACCCCGCCTGAACCTATTGTTCCTGTCCCCACAGTGTCATTAATTGTAGAAAACCTTGTCGTACTTCTCATAAAGGTGCTAGTTAAGCTCTCCCAATTTTATTAATTTCTTTTCAAAGCTGTAAATTTCTTTACCTTCATAGATTCTCTCATTAAATTTAACAAAACCCAGTGAGGTCCAAAAATGCAAAGCTTTTTTATTAGTAGAATGAACAGCGATATGAATGCTGCTTACCTTCTTTTCCTCCATTAATCTTTCATATACTTTATATATTTCCTTCGCATATCCTAAACCTTGATATTCCTTATGTACAACTAATAAACTTATCCGAGGACTTTTATGTGTTGGGCTAGACATCCCATAATCCAGAATCCCTATATACTCCTCTCCTTTTTTAACTAGGAATCTCTCAACATTTAATTCCTCCGCTAATCTATGCCCTTTTAAAATGTCCTCATCCTCTAAATGCTTTTTATCAAATGCTATGACATTGTACTCTTCGTTAGAATTCATAATTTCCTTTTCTATCTCTATTTTATTTCTATCATTTCTTATCAACCTAAACATTTCTATACACCTCTTTAATATGGAGAAAAAATGATACGCCTCCCCTTTATGGTACCATATCATTTTTATGAAAAAGAAAAAGACCGCCCAACTGACGATCACGAAATTTTCGAAATAGAATATTTCATTTCTTCTATTATAATAAAGCTTCTTAAGTTCCCTTTTTATTGTGAGGATAGCCCTCCTCCGTTTCCACCATTATAATGTTGAAGGTTTTTGTACTTTACCGCTTATGATTCACTCATCTCTTGATTGAGGGATTTCTCAGGAGCTTTGGTTCGAAATTTTTTATCGAAAAAGAAAGCTACTGCCTTATGCCAATCCCACCCCATAAGAACCATCCAAACCAAGTCATCCTCTTCGAAAAAGCAAGCCTTTTCTTCGTGCGAAGAAGCTCTAAGTACCTTTCCTTCGTGCGATTACTCGGGGCAAAAGCCTCGAAGATAATTCGATGAAGCTTTTTCGCTGGAGCTAGACAAATTTTATCTTTCTCTTGAGAAAAAGCCCGCCACTTGGCGAGCCCATGATTGTATACCCCTCTATTCCATTTGATCCCACATTCTATTAAATACCTTCTCACTCATTTCAAAATAGACAGGCACAAATCCGTAGTATATATATCCTTCTTTAAGTAGGATTAATCTGACGACCGATCCATCGTTTAAATAAAGACTAACCCCTTTAAATTGCTCTTCGCTTCGCGAGGTGCCAATCGGGTCCGAATTTTGGCTACGCGGAAGAGGTTTTGCATTATTCAGTTCTTCCACGAAACCATTTACTAATTCCGTGTCCTCGATTGGATGAAATTGATCAATGCTGTTATTCCAGTCGCTATATGTCCTATACTGTACCTCTGAAATATTTCCAGTTAAATTTAATTTGCCAAAAACGTCCGCTCCACTATATACGGTAAAGCCATTCACGTTCTCGAAAAATTCCGCGTAAATTTCTCCGCCACTTTCGGCATAAGTCATGATGCGAAAATCTTTATCGTACCCTTTCACTGAATAAACTTCAGCAACTCCAACGGTTGAAGCAAACTCCTCTTCATAAGCTTCCTGCTCGCTCCATTCATCAATGGATCCTTTTGTTGTACCGAGTTTTTCACCAACCATTGCCTTTGCAGCTTCAGAACTAATTTCCGTTGCTGTTTGGGTGTAAATTTTTCCATTATAGACAATCAAGCCAATCATATCAGCAGTCACAGTCTCCGTATTCTCTGGCAGTTCAAGAGCCGGGATCACCACTCCACCATCTTCAGTTACTTCTACTTGGTTTGGACTATCTGCTGATTCATTTGGCCCAAAACCATTACTCCACAACATATATGTTCCAAGAGTTATGGTTAAAGCAGCCGCAATGCCGATACCTTTCATAGGAAGACTTTTTCTTTCCTTTCTCATTTCATCTTTCGCTTGAGCAATACCCATTTTGCTTCTTTCACTTACTTCTTTTGGAATTTCAATCTGATCCATCTCCTGCTTCACCTTGTTACTCATGCGTCCCATCCCCCTTTTTCAAATTCTTACGAAGCTTAGCTAAAGCTCGATACAATATCGTCTTAGCTGTACCTAAGGGAATATTTAGAGTCTCTGATACTTCTTTAAGTGTGAAACCTTCATAGAATCTTAATAGAACCACACTTTTCTCTTCTGCGTTTAACTGTTCAATTAAGTCACGAACGGTCAATTCTAAATCAATATCTTCATTAATTTCATCAGTTAACCTGTCCTCAATTACTGGATTTAAGAAAACAACCTTTTTTTGCTGCCTTAGTAAATCTAACGAGCAGCTTATAGCAATCTTAAGGAGCCAGGTTTTAAAGTATTGAGGTTCTTTTAGACTTTTAATCGATTTAAAAGAGCGATAGGCCGTTTCTTGAACCACATCTAGTGCGTCGGGTTGATTTTTCATATATACAAAAGCCATTCGATAAATATCTTGTTCGTATTGCTGAAATAAAGTTGTAAACGCCTTATCATTACCTTTTTGAGCTTTCTTAACTAAATCTAACAATAACTCCACCTCCTGCATCCCTTAATCTATTAGACGAACCATGCATTCATTTGGCTTTCATTATTTTCAGTTAGTGAATTCTAGCTGATCATGTATTGGTGGACCTGTGGTTCCTGTCCCCACAGGTCGATAGTCGAGGAGAAAATTGGTTTAGAATGAGCAAATAAGGAGGATTTATGACAATCTGGGAGTATATAGGTCAATATGTAAGGATTTTATACATGAGGTTAAATAATCAGATAATTTGAGGAATTATTATTCCATATCACGCCTCACTACGTTTGTTAAAAATGACATATAATTGTAACATAATAGTTATCTGATTAAAATACTTATTTTTGAAGAATTGTGATTAAAAATTTCATAGTCTTTTGATTTGCCTGATAGCTATGTACAAGCTGTCGAAAAGGCATCAT belongs to Bacillaceae bacterium S4-13-56 and includes:
- a CDS encoding GNAT family N-acetyltransferase — its product is MFRLIRNDRNKIEIEKEIMNSNEEYNVIAFDKKHLEDEDILKGHRLAEELNVERFLVKKGEEYIGILDYGMSSPTHKSPRISLLVVHKEYQGLGYAKEIYKVYERLMEEKKVSSIHIAVHSTNKKALHFWTSLGFVKFNERIYEGKEIYSFEKKLIKLGELN
- a CDS encoding sigma-70 family RNA polymerase sigma factor, whose protein sequence is MLDLVKKAQKGNDKAFTTLFQQYEQDIYRMAFVYMKNQPDALDVVQETAYRSFKSIKSLKEPQYFKTWLLKIAISCSLDLLRQQKKVVFLNPVIEDRLTDEINEDIDLELTVRDLIEQLNAEEKSVVLLRFYEGFTLKEVSETLNIPLGTAKTILYRALAKLRKNLKKGDGTHE